Within Lolium rigidum isolate FL_2022 chromosome 5, APGP_CSIRO_Lrig_0.1, whole genome shotgun sequence, the genomic segment TTTAAGGATGAAAAAAGCTACATATTTAGTTATGTATGGCTTCAACACTAGAACTTCCCACATGGATGGTCCTAGTAAGTAtttcatacaaaaaaaaaatttctaaATGACGAATCCTAATTTCATAGCCAGACTGTAATTATTTAAATCCAAAAAGAATGATGAAACCTGAATCAAACAGTTGGCATTTAACTTACCTCGCCACTGGTCCCTTTTGGAAATTTACAGCTGGTACCATGTCAGGCATGCTTCTTGCAGCGTCAGTCGGCGGTGCCTGCACATGACAAGGGACTTGATTCTTAGTCATTCAACCACAGTGCCTAAATCAGCAATGTGATGTGCATACAAATGATACCGTTTTAAACAAAATGAGATGGCAGGTCATCCTTAACTGCACCCTTTAGTTGGGCCTATCTGACAGTGGAAGTTCTTAATAGAGCCATTTGTGCATAGTATGCTACCCATATCATGCTAAAGAATTTATGTTTAATGTCAAACAACATTTGAAATATACTAACCTCAGGACCCCAGGTTCTCTGTGAGGGTTGCTCAACATAAGGACGAGGACCTCCTTGTTCACCACCATACGAGTAGGGCCCAGCACCCATATGTTCCATTGGATGCGAGGGAGGTGGTCCAGGTGGTCGATGATCTACCATGTCAAAAGGACCCATAGGAGGATGAGGTCTGAAAGGATGCATAGGATAGGGAGGCATGCCTCCACTATGATGTGGTGGAGCTGGTTGATGAGATGTGTTCCCGACAGGTGGATATGGAGGCATGCCTCCACTAGGATGTGGCTTCGGGGGAATGATGACATCTCTAATCCTTCCAGTGATTTGAAGCAATGCATCCTGAATGGACTGGAAGCTACCGGTGACCTGCAACAAGAGCTCTAGAAGTTACAGTCTGACTTGGATCTACTCAGCAATCCTCCATAAAGTGATCTCCTACTCTCTCTTCAGGATGATGATATATTAATTTGTTTACTATGATACCAAAATAGGTGATAACATAAGTATTCCTAACAAGAAAGAACTGCCAAATGGAGCACTTGGGGCATGAAATATGAAGTAGTTATAAAATTAACATGAAAGAGTTACAACATGGCTGTACATGGACAAAAAAAATTGTACTTATACAAGAGAAAATTATCTCTGCACTTCCATGCACACTGGGGTAACTACAAAAAGGTCACATAGATAGAGAAAACTGTGATGTACACAACATCAAAAATCATCATACATAAGTACAGAAAGTCAAAAATCTGAAGTTggttgatcagtagagctagaacATACCTGAACCAGCTCATCATTTCTTTGTGCGCATCTTGGAATTTGTTCATTCCCAAATATTCGGATGCTGGCTCCTGTTACTTTCCTCATCTCTGCAATAATGTATCCACCTTTGCCAAGTAGGCAACCAATATGCTGTGATGGAACAAGAAGCCTAGCAGGTACACCAGAACTTTTATCCATAGACACCTCCGAGATTCTAGAATACACCCGAAGTAATGCGTCCTGAGATGGGGAATGCATCATCTCAGAATTCTGCACAAAAAACAtagcatccatcaaacaactttcCAGCAACAATACAAATACAATATAAATCCCCATTTTCTTGTCAATATTTGTAGATAGAACGAGCATTCAACTTGCTTCACATTATGATGATATGCAAGTATTCGCCGAAATGCAGATCCATGACATAAATGGACAGAAAAAGAAGTTCATCACGGGAGAACTAGGAAATTTAATCAATTGGAACGTAAGAGGAAAATGAGCAATTATTTGCTTCACACTATGATGATATGCAAGTATTCACCGGCATGCAGATGAGCAGATCCATGACATAAATGGACAGAAAAAGAAGTTCACCACGGGAGAACTAGGAAGTTTAATCAATTACTAGAACTGAAGAAGAAAATGCGCAATTATTTGTAAGTTTAAAGCCACACCTCACGTGCAGATATCACAATTACACGTTCGTCTGTATCAGGAACAGCGTCTATAACCTTGACAGAAGCACCAGTTTCACTCTGTAATGCACGGATAGTGGCACCACCTTTTCCAATTATGCTGCCCACCATTTCATTTAAACATATCATTCTGAACATTACCTCTTGTTCAACAAAGAATCTAGGACCAGGGGCAGCAACATTGCTTGGAAAATTCCTTGCATGATAATCAGGTATATGTGGTGGTAAATAGCTTCTTTGAGAATGAGGATCCAAACCAGGTGGACATCCACTGCCTGGAGGCCCAAATGTTCTTCCAGCCGGAAAACTGATTGCGTCTGGCCTAGGATTATCTTGGAGGCAGGTTGAAACTAATAAAAGTGCTTTCCTTGCTGCAGAAAAGCTCCCACTTATCTAACAGGAAAATATTATCATGTTAGAACATTGTGAATTTAAAAGATAAAATATCCAAATAAAGATTAACGTGCCAATATAACAACATTTCCTGAGCACTGCAAAACTACAAAAGGCATCAACTAATGAAATATAACAGGTAGAGCTGgttaatatccaagcaatattacGTGCACACATATTCTAATAACTGCATGATTGTAATTGCATAATTAATGGATGAAAAATAAAACTCTGCTTGTGTAATGGTTCATGATTAGAGAGGTGGGACTCAATCATAAACTTGGTGTCTCTGCAACAAGAACAACCAAAATATTATGTGCCTAACTAATGAATTAATTTAGAGCCAAGTACAAACCAGGCAAGATTAGCTCATTTGAACTCATTTTCTCATATGGGATATGTATTTGAGGTACAACTATACAAGAGAACCATGACCCTTAACATAATCATTAACCATCCATAGCTGATGAAGACAAtcccaaacttatcctgctatgtaTTGTCAAAATTATCATGCTAACACGGTGCCGTCTTTTGCATGATATCATATTTCAGTTTATAGCATAAGATCTTCACAATCATGCATTAGTATTTGACCAAAACCACTCAGGCACACAAGCACATTCCCATTAATGCCTTCTCCTATGCTTTCAGCCCATCACCCAGAGAAAATCTCTCTTTGTTTCAAAATTGACTTCTAATGCAGCATCCTCATCGTTCCACGTCATATCCAAAATTACAACCATTACGTCACTATAAGATCGCAAAAACTGTTTAGGAATCATTTGGGTTCACAGTGGAAGACCATGGCATGCCTGGCTATTCATGGAGAAGAGGGCGGTATTCTTGGTCTGGATCTCCTCGAGGCTGTCGGGTTTAGCGAGGAAGCCACGCCAGGGCATACTATTTGGGTCCAAGAAACGTGGGTAATCAGCAGTGGGCCATCCATGGCCAGAGGGTGGTGGTGTTCAAACAGCAGCATCAGTTCATGGCTTCATCCTGCATGGTCCGGTTTGGGATGGGAAGGCAGTTGTTTGAGTCAGGTGATTGTTTCCTGATGTAGCGGGGATTGTACAAACATTGACTCTGTAATGTGAGACACGGATTCTCAGGGCATTCTTCAACACTCGATGGGTAATGCTGCACATAAGGAGGTTTACTTTCAATCTTCAGGAAATTATTACTTCACGTCTTTATATACCCAATTGAGTTTGAGTGACTCAAATCACTCGTCCAAACACATATTTTGTTACAAATGAAGTAATGTATCTACAAATGCGCTCGGAGTTGTAAATGGCAATCCTAATTTCATCATTTTCTTACTAAATTTAATTGTAAAATTTGAGTGAGCATTCAAATGGCAATCCTGTAACCTCACTGCTTGCTTACTAAGTTTAGCTATACAATTCAAGCATTCCCAGGACGACACTAGTTGATGGATTATACTCTACTAAGGGACATTCAGCGGCAAAGACACTAGTTTTGTGGATTATACGCTGCCAAGTAACATTCGGACGAAAAGGTGGAGAGGGAGTTGAGATGCGTACATGGATGAGCTCGTCCCCCTGCAAGGCGCAAGGCGGCAGCTGCTCCCTGTTCCGGAAGACCCTGATCTGGGCGCCGCTCTCCTGCCGCATCCGCTCCACCGTCTTGCCTCCCTTCCCCAGCACGCACCCCACCTGGCCCCCGGACGCCAGCATCCGGCAGCCCACCACGCCGGCGACCTCCTTCTCTTTCTCCTCCCCCGATTCGTCGACCCCCACCACCCGCTCCCACACCCTCACGGCCGCGGCTGGCGCATCCGTCCCGGATACGAAGAGCACGGCCTCGTCCCCCACGGGCGGGTACTCCACGTGGAGGTCGCGCGCggggcggagggcggcggcgcggctggaGGGGCAGAGTAGGCGCAGCGTGGTGCTGGGGCGATTGGACGGGGGGGATGGgttcgaggaggaggcggcgggagtTGTGGGtgtcgccgcgccggcgccggtggcggcggggccGGAGTTGGGGGAGATTTCCATGGGATTGGACGGTTGAGCTAAAACCCTACTGTGATTGTGAATGCTGGCAAAGAAAAACCGCTGACCCCGGCAGCGGCAGTTGCGGCGGCGACTGAAGATTTCAACCGTGCGATTGAACTCCAAGGTTCGGATCAAGCACTGACATCTATCCTTAATAAATAATACTAGTAAAATAGTAAAAAGAATAGGGATGAAGATTTGGTGCTCCTGGGCACCGATACTCCCggtttttgaaatatttgaaaaatgtattttttttctaAATCATAAAAATTATTTCATGAATACATATATCATAAATACTCGTGCGAAGTTTGGgtgaaaaatatgttgtatttttagCTACAGAAAAAATGGACattttttgtcagaaatttgtcttttttatatagttcataatacaacatattttcttcCGAAATTTTTACGGTACATTCACAAGATTTCTATGTATGTGCAGATTTAAGCTCAaatttttttagaatctcaaaaaTATGTTTTAAAAAACCGAGAGATTGGTGCTCATGTGCTAAAGTAACTTTTCGAAAGAATAGAAGATATAGTCTTATATGCGGGATTAGGTGGAGCTCAGAGGATAAATTACGCCCCTAAATCACGCGATAAACTTACGGGCAAACGTGGGTGGATTCAGTTGGTTCAAATTTGGTTGCCCTTCGGACAATCTGTGTTTGTTATTAAGGCGTGTTTGGTTTCTCACAAACGTAGTTTCTCACATTTACGGGTGCCAAAATTGGTAGTTTGGTTGTCCATCATTTTTTGCTTTTGGTTAGCATGAACTTTAAAGCACCCTCCTCATGTCCTTAAAAAAATGCTCGATTTCACCGTTTTCGTTGGGACGCGTTGGTGGGCGCAAAAAGAGAGAAAAGTGTGTGTGGGGGAGAACAATGGAGATGGTGAGAGCCAGAAATTTGGCTCCATGTTTAGGCGCGAAAAGTAGCCTCATGACGCTTTTAATAGGTCACCACCACTGTATAACAAATTTGATGCTCACTTTTCCTCTCGGGAGTGAAGGATGCAGCAAAGTCATCTAGATCTGGAGCATCGACTGAGGTTGGTCTCACCGGTGTGCGGCACCGGCAAATCCTTTTCGTCTCCAGCATCATCATTAAATGAGGGGATGAGTGGGGGGAGAGATAGAAAACTCACAAATGGTGGAGAGCCAAAATGGAGAGAGAAGAAGGCTTTATTTGAATTTGTGATAAAAAAATTGCTCGTTGAGTTCGATCCGGctaggccggtagtaccggccaaggGCTGATGGTAATATCGCCGGAGCGGTGCGTTGGCTAGGAGCGAAGGGCGAGGGGGGCGGCCCAGTAGTACCAGCAGGGGCGGCACGGTAATAGCAGTTGGGGCGACCCGAAACAACCGGCCTGGTACCGGCGTAGTGTGTCAGCCGCGCGCGCGATGCTCACAGAGTCCTGCTTGAGTCCAACTTTGCAGATTCAAAGACTGAATATCGGAAATAAAAAAGTTCACACCGGAGGCTCGCTGTCCCAATGTTTTGGATAACTACTAGCATGGCTAGCAACAAGGGCTAAATTTTAAGAGGATTGCACTGGTTGCAAGGCTCTACAACTTTCAACTCGACAGAAGAGGGAACTTTCTCCACAATGTATCTTTGCACGACCAAGAGTGCTTTATGGGCTTCCACAATCCTATCCCTACTCATCGAGAGGCATTTACCGGTTTTGCTGCTGGAACAGAAAATTCCATCTTGGACAAAGGTGCTAAGTGTAAGGCGCTGAAGTGACTTTGCATTCTCGAGAATATGGCACGTTAGCTCAACCATGCTCTTTGCAGAACAGAAACCAACGATCTGCACATATTTGATGCTCCTGTGCAAGTGCCCTGGCATCTTCCTTAGATCATGAGAAGAATCTCCTAAAACTGATTCTTGCTCCATGGCAACCGGCTCTACCTGCATTCGAATGGAATAGATGTCAATGTAAAAAAATAACGTCTTTAACTAGTAATGCATTCTCCACCACAGATATATCGGTCTATTCGACCAGAGGAAGATGTCTTACAAACAAGACGAAAGTCTCCAACGAAGGACAAGCATCAAGAAAAGGGACCAGAGAGAGATAATCATAGTCTGGGGAAATAAACCCAAAGCACAGTTTCCGGAGGTGGAGGAATTTGCCAGGTACAGGTACCACCAGAGTATCACCCTGCATAAATATATATAAAATGCTTCAGACTAATTATTTAAGGACTTTGCTACTTTTTGTTGCATAATGCTAGGATCTAATAATCTGAAGTTTAAGAGTATACCACATATGTAGATATGTCAAGACCTTCAAGATTTGGCACCATGTGCGGATGATTTTTGCAAGCATAATGAAACATGGCCCAAGATGAACGAAAGAATTTAAAGTTTTGCAATGAATCACCAAGTGATAGTCGTATCAGAGCACCCTCATATTTAAAATTGTAGAGATTCGGGGCTTTGCTCTCTATAACTTTCAGATTTGTGCAACAATTGACATCCAGGTGGCTAAGACGTTGCAGCAGGCTAGGTATCTCCAGGAAAGTTATCTCATTGCACAATAAGAGTATTAATTTATCCAAAGCAAGTGAACTGGAAAGAAGGCACCTTAACTCATCACCCGTAATATGTACAGAACACAAGCTCAGACTAGTTAGGCTTCTTAAGCAGCCAAGCTCAGCCGTGGGACGGAAGGCACAATTCCTGAGTTGAAGATCCCGAATCGACTTGCCACTCCCATCAAGTAAAAGTGGACATGGAAAGTTGTATACAGGCGCATCATCATATGAGTGTAGTTTCAGCCATAGGTCAAGCTTTTCGATCCCTGGTCTAACAGCAATATAAAGCCAACGATCAAGATCACTGGAGGTGCTGAACATGGGAAAATCATTTATTTCAAGCCTGAGTGCCTTCACGCCAATACGGGAGCGTTCTTTCAGAATCTGGTTGGTTATACTTGCAAGAGCACTCGATATTTCAAATGATGATGACATCTCGTCTTCCAAACCCAGTGCTTTCCTAGTTATGTCGAGATTGGGATAACATCTCCAAGAATGTCGAAATGCATGAGACACGCATGCAACACGTGCAGCATCTCGTAGAGGAAGTAGAGAATGTATATGATGCCATATATCCTGCATGCACAAGCATTGGGGAAAAGTTCAACATTGGAATTACAAAGGCAAACGGTTGCTTGAAACTGGAAAAGAAAAACAGTACAATGTGGAGTAACACTAACAATATAGGGTACTTATATCTGAACATTCAAATGTCCATAAGACCATGTAAAAAAACCTAACAGGTTTAGCAGCTACTACAGTGTAAGATAGATGGCATTAACATCAGTAATTAAGCTGGCGGGATAACAGGTTGGACAGAGCAGATGAATTCATCTTACACAACTACAAGAATATGCCTTTTCAATCCTATACATATAACAGGAATTAGGAAGTACCATAATGAAACCAACGCCTAGCACGAACTGTGAAGCTAGCCAAGGAAAGCATTCAGAGGTAGCATATATATAAAAAGAAATTCTTGTTGAAACTAAGGGCCTGCTTGATTTTTCCATGTCAGTGCAAACCAAAAAAATCGCCCCACTTGGGTTGACTTTTAAATCGCCCAAATTCACATGCTTGCATTCATATATGGCACGCCAGCCAATTTTGCCTACATTTGGCTTTACCCAATTTTGGGCATTACAGAAAGACAGGCGCTGGATATTTACCACACTCTCATGGGAAGAAGTAGGAAGCCACTAATAAGGGGATATCATATGCAAGTAGGAAATCAACTCTTTATCAAATGACAGTTTCATTTAGCAAGCACTGATCCACCAATTTGTTAAAGCAGAACAGTCACAGTGATATTTTACGTGCAATAATATAAGTTATCAGAATTTAATTGCGAACCTCAGGAAGACTTTTTCCTGAATATCTCAATTTTTTATCACTTCGTGAATTGTCATCTTGTCGGCAGGGTGAGTCCTTCCTTTTAGCAGCTGAAGCCACCAATCCATCTGCAGTACATGATGCATTGATTAGAAGAAGAGAGGGACTGATGGAACAAAACAAGAATGCAACACAGACAACCGATTCTTCTCCGTTATCTAAGTTATAAACTGTATTGTAAAAAGTTTCTTTCTCTCAACAAGAAACATGTACAAATCAACCGCGGAGTTCTGTTCATAAGACCGTTGAACAGGTTACAGATTCAttgcaaaaagaagaaaaaatacaGGTTAAATAGATCGATGGTGAAAGGCACAGGTTGAGATGTAAGTACATGCATAGAACAAGATGAATAAACAAAGCGGCCGAGGGAGGAGCTGAGAGTTGGTGGCTTACTGCGGCTTTGAATTGGCCGGCGACGCCGACCCCGACGCATGGACATGAGCCGATTGAGTGGCCGCAGCCCCATGATGCGACGATACCTGGGGCAGTGGTAAGGGCCTGAGGGATGAGTGCTGCTCTATCTACTTTCAGGCAGCAAGGCGAGCTAAATCTgaattccaagttgaaaccaacaACAACAAGGCGAGGCGGGACGGTATCGCGTCGGTGCCGGGGTGGAGGAGAAGCCTAAACTAGCACGGAAGGGGGAGGAAACCGGACAGGACTCCCGCACAACACACACGTACGATAGTATTTTCTTTATTTagttgatgatgatgaaactCCCGCGCGGATATCGATCTGTCTCAGACTGTCTGACGGAAGGGGCAGTATCAGTTGGAAGGCCGTGAGGATGGGGTCGTGACTCGTGAGGAAAGGTGCGTGCAGTGTTGGAGGAGAGAGCATGGGGCTGATGTTGCTCTGAATGCCCGCGGGTGAGCGCGGCGCCGAGCAAGAATAGATGCGTCTCTGTCCGCTTTTCAGTGGGAGTAGAGTCGTGGACCTGaggctccaaccgcgcgacccaaaccgcgcccgcgcgtccgtttgggtcgagccggacaaaaacgcggtccagcgcggggacgcaccgcaaaagcggacggccgcggcgtccggaacgacgcaaacccggcccaaatctgggctaggtttgcgtggccgcggatggcacgcgccgtccgctcgcgtccgggcgctggtcgcctcgtctccctggggcccacctgtcggtgaccggggagtcTATTTAATGGGGACAGGAGGGGATCTGGTCCtcaactccagtccccactccactccccgcagcgaaaccgccgccatggccaagcgacggttcgcttccgccaacgacgacgaagcgagcagcagccgccgtcgcccgccggcgctgcgggctgcgggaagaaaccgaggcggcctccacatcggagaggccccccccccccggcggtgcggcattgccgcaaccgccgcctctcctgctcgagccgaagccggagtcctcggaggaggacccggacctccacgCCGCGCtcatgatctcggcggcggaggaggaggcgaaatggccgcacctccgagatggaggaggcggcccggcgggaggccgaggaggcggagggctgggagctctacgcccaggcccgccaggcgcgacgggaggaggaggaggcggcgcggcgggaggaggccaggcgccgcgccgacgaggagcgcctcgacgagcagcggcggcgccaggaggccaggcgccgcgcctggcaggagaggcagcagcgcctcagggagaaggcgctgctccgtgcgccgcagcagcctcgggtggctccggacccccactcgccgtgggaggaggccctgtggtctccgtggccggagtccccggcgcggtcgagccacaacagcgccttgtcgcccggggacgtcgtccacgacgacgacgtcgccgacgacgcccacatgggctaggcggcgcaccggcggccaccgcgccgccgaccaaaccctaatagagggttttagtttaaatttaaaagcccatataggggcttcttttgttagttttatttgcccaaaatagggcaatgtacaaatttgcccatagggcatatgttcaatgaaatttcgtttaaatttgcctcttttttttgttttcgtgtttctccggttatgcgacgcgtccgcgcgttgggcgcagcgcgcgacccaaacggacacgcggacgcgggccgctgtccgcgtgtccgctcggccacccaaacggcccaaaccggatggcccagcgcgtccgtttgggtcgcgcggttggagatgccctgagtaggGGGATTTTCCGCTCCTCACCACCGTGATCTCttttatatattttatttatGAAAACTAAAAAGTCAAGCTTGCAAGTTTCAAAAAGTATAGATCTAACAAACCGTGCATCTTTTCAAGCTCGAGAGCCATAGGGAGTTTTCGTAGATCCTGATCCAGCCATAGGGTCTA encodes:
- the LOC124653017 gene encoding KH domain-containing protein HEN4-like isoform X2, translating into MEISPNSGPAATGAGAATPTTPAASSSNPSPPSNRPSTTLRLLCPSSRAAALRPARDLHVEYPPVGDEAVLFVSGTDAPAAAVRVWERVVGVDESGEEKEKEVAGVVGCRMLASGGQVGCVLGKGGKTVERMRQESGAQIRVFRNREQLPPCALQGDELIHISGSFSAARKALLLVSTCLQDNPRPDAISFPAGRTFGPPGSGCPPGLDPHSQRSYLPPHIPDYHARNFPSNVAAPGPRFFVEQEVMFRMICLNEMVGSIIGKGGATIRALQSETGASVKVIDAVPDTDERVIVISARENSEMMHSPSQDALLRVYSRISEVSMDKSSGVPARLLVPSQHIGCLLGKGGYIIAEMRKVTGASIRIFGNEQIPRCAQRNDELVQVTGSFQSIQDALLQITGRIRDVIIPPKPHPSGGMPPYPPVGNTSHQPAPPHHSGGMPPYPMHPFRPHPPMGPFDMVDHRPPGPPPSHPMEHMGAGPYSYGGEQGGPRPYVEQPSQRTWGPEAPPTDAARSMPDMVPAVNFQKGPVASENQVAAPTSTTTEIVVPCKYISYICGTNGSDLAEIKKMSGAVITVHDAKPGDTNTTVIVCGDAEQTKNAQRLIHAFIFCGLYQT
- the LOC124657154 gene encoding uncharacterized protein LOC124657154 is translated as MGLRPLNRLMSMRRGRRRRPIQSPADGLVASAAKRKDSPCRQDDNSRSDKKLRYSGKSLPEDIWHHIHSLLPLRDAARVACVSHAFRHSWRCYPNLDITRKALGLEDEMSSSFEISSALASITNQILKERSRIGVKALRLEINDFPMFSTSSDLDRWLYIAVRPGIEKLDLWLKLHSYDDAPVYNFPCPLLLDGSGKSIRDLQLRNCAFRPTAELGCLRSLTSLSLCSVHITGDELRCLLSSSLALDKLILLLCNEITFLEIPSLLQRLSHLDVNCCTNLKVIESKAPNLYNFKYEGALIRLSLGDSLQNFKFFRSSWAMFHYACKNHPHMVPNLEGLDISTYVGDTLVVPVPGKFLHLRKLCFGFISPDYDYLSLVEPVAMEQESVLGDSSHDLRKMPGHLHRSIKYVQIVGFCSAKSMVELTCHILENAKSLQRLTLSTFVQDGIFCSSSKTGKCLSMSRDRIVEAHKALLVVQRYIVEKVPSSVELKVVEPCNQCNPLKI
- the LOC124653017 gene encoding KH domain-containing protein HEN4-like isoform X1, encoding MEISPNSGPAATGAGAATPTTPAASSSNPSPPSNRPSTTLRLLCPSSRAAALRPARDLHVEYPPVGDEAVLFVSGTDAPAAAVRVWERVVGVDESGEEKEKEVAGVVGCRMLASGGQVGCVLGKGGKTVERMRQESGAQIRVFRNREQLPPCALQGDELIHISGSFSAARKALLLVSTCLQDNPRPDAISFPAGRTFGPPGSGCPPGLDPHSQRSYLPPHIPDYHARNFPSNVAAPGPRFFVEQEVMFRMICLNEMVGSIIGKGGATIRALQSETGASVKVIDAVPDTDERVIVISARENSEMMHSPSQDALLRVYSRISEVSMDKSSGVPARLLVPSQHIGCLLGKGGYIIAEMRKVTGASIRIFGNEQIPRCAQRNDELVQVTGSFQSIQDALLQITGRIRDVIIPPKPHPSGGMPPYPPVGNTSHQPAPPHHSGGMPPYPMHPFRPHPPMGPFDMVDHRPPGPPPSHPMEHMGAGPYSYGGEQGGPRPYVEQPSQRTWGPEAPPTDAARSMPDMVPAVNFQKGPVASSENQVAAPTSTTTEIVVPCKYISYICGTNGSDLAEIKKMSGAVITVHDAKPGDTNTTVIVCGDAEQTKNAQRLIHAFIFCGLYQT